A DNA window from Roseovarius sp. Pro17 contains the following coding sequences:
- a CDS encoding phage head-tail joining protein, producing the protein MDLERMRALLAALQEARYAGVRSVSYDGKTIAYGSDAELANAIADLETRIATATSGTPRRRRWGTVATKGL; encoded by the coding sequence ATGGATCTGGAACGGATGCGCGCGCTGCTGGCCGCACTGCAGGAGGCACGCTACGCGGGCGTCCGCTCGGTCAGCTATGATGGCAAGACTATCGCTTATGGTTCGGACGCCGAACTGGCGAATGCCATTGCCGATCTCGAAACCCGGATTGCCACCGCCACCTCCGGCACCCCGCGTCGTCGCCGCTGGGGTACCGTCGCCACGAAGGGCCTGTGA
- a CDS encoding DUF262 domain-containing protein — translation MARIENHRFSIDEAFRECFYIVPDYQREYVWTDKEVYQLLEDINEQIDAGGTREYFIGTILVAPAGQKNHFEVIDGQQRLTTFFLLLCALHHLFKGEPQRATIGGLISTSYTDNAGESRTSLKLEPRYENAGEVMAKLVELDADPQVVRAGIQASGIASFGSLDNLIGAYGTIYRYLKDNYPDLAQLKSYWGYLANNVVFIQISTDVSSALKIFETINERGVGLNPMDLLKNLLFTQVRHAEFTQLKDEWKKITKPLEKNKEKPLRFLRYFLMANYSIKNDRNDAVVREDEIYDWFTNKKNAALCNYAEKPFEFVRKVTRNVEHYLAFSNGLGNDHKPSIAMDSLKRLAGGAFSLHYVMLLAAANLPKPLFDHFVAQLESFLFYYIFTKTPTKDLERNFSLWADELREIAGEKDPLLQKIKLDTFVTERFEKSMAAKSPELADALKRFTMHSMQQYRTRYLLARLSQHVEMAFSGVNTRGSLEPFAKLEIEHILPTTPTAALRANWAQENPSADYDDFKSRLGNLTLLEKPINIVAGNDYYADKLEEYRKSGSYLTRSIAGLTQVGQNTSISRINDKLEAYTAWNAASIEKRHSLLISLVKDVWRTTSISS, via the coding sequence ATGGCTAGGATTGAAAACCATCGGTTCAGTATAGACGAGGCTTTTCGTGAATGCTTCTACATCGTCCCCGATTATCAGCGAGAATATGTCTGGACCGACAAAGAGGTCTACCAGCTTCTGGAAGACATAAACGAGCAGATTGACGCTGGCGGAACACGCGAATATTTCATTGGTACTATTTTGGTGGCTCCTGCAGGCCAGAAAAACCATTTTGAGGTTATAGATGGCCAGCAGCGCCTAACAACTTTCTTTCTGTTGCTGTGCGCTTTGCACCATTTATTCAAGGGGGAGCCTCAGCGTGCGACCATCGGCGGTCTAATTTCAACAAGTTACACCGATAACGCTGGCGAGTCGCGCACAAGCCTAAAGTTGGAACCACGCTACGAGAATGCGGGTGAGGTGATGGCAAAGCTGGTGGAGCTTGATGCTGATCCGCAGGTCGTGCGCGCGGGTATACAGGCGTCAGGAATCGCGAGCTTTGGCTCGTTAGATAACCTCATTGGCGCTTACGGTACGATTTACCGCTATCTTAAAGACAACTACCCTGACCTTGCCCAGCTAAAAAGTTACTGGGGATACTTGGCCAACAATGTGGTGTTCATTCAAATTTCGACCGATGTTAGCAGCGCACTCAAGATTTTTGAAACGATTAACGAGCGTGGCGTCGGCCTTAATCCGATGGACCTGCTAAAGAACCTACTATTTACGCAAGTTCGTCACGCTGAATTTACTCAACTCAAAGACGAGTGGAAAAAAATTACTAAGCCGCTGGAAAAAAACAAGGAAAAACCTCTCCGGTTCTTACGCTACTTTTTGATGGCGAACTATTCCATCAAGAACGATCGCAACGACGCTGTCGTGCGGGAAGATGAAATCTATGACTGGTTTACCAACAAGAAAAACGCCGCTCTTTGCAATTACGCTGAAAAGCCCTTCGAGTTCGTGCGCAAAGTAACCCGAAATGTTGAGCACTACCTGGCGTTTAGCAACGGATTGGGAAATGATCATAAACCGAGTATTGCTATGGACAGCCTCAAGCGGCTTGCGGGCGGCGCATTCAGCTTGCACTATGTCATGCTGCTTGCGGCAGCAAATCTCCCAAAACCACTGTTCGATCACTTCGTGGCGCAGCTCGAAAGTTTCCTATTCTACTATATCTTTACAAAGACCCCAACGAAGGATCTTGAGCGCAATTTCTCCTTATGGGCAGACGAGCTACGCGAGATTGCGGGCGAGAAGGATCCCCTTTTACAGAAGATAAAATTGGACACCTTCGTCACGGAGCGCTTCGAGAAAAGCATGGCTGCAAAGTCACCAGAACTTGCTGATGCTCTTAAGCGTTTTACTATGCATTCTATGCAGCAATATCGAACCCGCTACCTGCTTGCTCGGCTATCCCAACATGTGGAGATGGCATTCAGCGGCGTAAATACACGTGGCAGCCTTGAGCCCTTCGCCAAATTAGAAATTGAGCACATTCTGCCAACCACACCGACGGCTGCACTTCGAGCCAACTGGGCACAAGAAAACCCTTCTGCTGACTACGATGACTTCAAGAGCCGTCTGGGAAATCTGACCCTGCTCGAAAAGCCAATCAATATAGTCGCGGGCAATGACTACTATGCAGACAAGCTGGAAGAGTACCGAAAAAGTGGCAGCTATCTGACGAGAAGCATAGCAGGACTGACACAAGTCGGCCAGAACACATCAATTTCGAGGATTAACGACAAACTGGAAGCATACACAGCTTGGAATGCAGCTTCGATTGAAAAGAGGCATTCTCTTTTGATCTCTTTAGTCAAGGATGTGTGGAGGACGACCTCGATATCGTCCTGA
- a CDS encoding head decoration protein, with the protein MPVLTQPPGMGDVLKYEVNPSYTREVVTLLQGMPYPVGSVLGQITASGKYKLATSGGADGAQTATAVLLYAVDATLADATGIVVMRGPSIVSRAGLAYDGTVDDSAKITTKIGQLAAVGIIARDGV; encoded by the coding sequence ATGCCCGTCCTGACGCAACCGCCCGGCATGGGCGATGTCCTCAAATATGAGGTCAACCCGAGCTACACCCGCGAAGTGGTCACGCTGCTGCAAGGCATGCCCTATCCGGTCGGCTCGGTGCTCGGCCAGATCACCGCCAGCGGCAAGTACAAGCTGGCGACCAGCGGCGGCGCTGATGGCGCGCAGACCGCCACTGCCGTCTTGCTCTACGCCGTCGACGCCACGCTCGCTGATGCGACCGGCATCGTCGTCATGCGCGGCCCCTCGATCGTGTCGCGGGCAGGCCTCGCTTACGACGGCACCGTCGATGACAGCGCCAAGATCACCACCAAGATCGGCCAGCTGGCCGCCGTCGGCATCATTGCCCGCGACGGCGTCTGA
- a CDS encoding DUF3489 domain-containing protein translates to MPKLTETQTLILSAAAQRADNLAMPLPKGLHGAAAKKVVSMMIGRGWLEEVDADTRKGEPLWRETASGLGTTLVVTDAGLLAIGIEPVVVRTMVAVRKRVAEIPAPKLPTPRAGTKQAMLIAMLQAPEGTTMEEIIAATGWQAHTARGAMSGALGKKLGLIVTSVKENDRGRVYRINCDAE, encoded by the coding sequence ATGCCCAAACTCACCGAAACCCAGACCCTCATCCTCAGCGCCGCAGCCCAGCGCGCAGACAATCTCGCGATGCCGCTGCCCAAGGGACTGCATGGCGCCGCCGCGAAAAAGGTCGTCAGCATGATGATCGGACGCGGCTGGCTCGAGGAGGTCGACGCCGACACCCGCAAAGGCGAGCCGCTCTGGCGGGAAACCGCCTCCGGCCTCGGCACCACGCTGGTGGTCACCGACGCGGGCTTGCTGGCCATCGGGATCGAGCCGGTGGTGGTGCGAACGATGGTGGCCGTCCGCAAGCGAGTTGCCGAAATCCCCGCGCCCAAGCTGCCGACTCCGCGCGCGGGGACCAAACAGGCGATGCTGATCGCTATGCTTCAAGCCCCCGAAGGGACCACGATGGAGGAGATCATCGCAGCTACCGGCTGGCAGGCTCACACTGCGCGTGGCGCGATGTCTGGGGCTTTGGGCAAGAAGCTCGGGCTGATTGTAACCTCGGTGAAGGAGAACGACAGAGGCAGGGTGTATCGAATTAACTGCGACGCAGAATGA
- a CDS encoding urea carboxylase-associated family protein, producing MTTDLHVVPARRGRAVRVAKGKAIQIINTHGKQVVDTWCFNADDLAEFMSMEHLHAAIEGIFPAKGDALTTNRRRPILLLEEDTSPGRHDTVIAACDVHRYAMLGCREYHDNCTDNLHAALAQLDLRAPDCPAPLNLWMNIPVKPDGKIIWGEPLSKPGDYLTLRAAIDCVVVMSTCPQDMIPVNGADCKPTEVHYRLLD from the coding sequence ATGACGACAGACCTCCATGTGGTCCCTGCACGACGCGGTCGCGCCGTCCGAGTTGCCAAGGGAAAAGCCATTCAAATCATCAATACCCACGGTAAACAGGTCGTGGACACGTGGTGTTTTAATGCCGACGACTTAGCCGAATTCATGTCCATGGAGCATCTGCACGCGGCGATTGAGGGCATCTTTCCGGCGAAAGGTGATGCACTCACCACCAATCGGCGGCGGCCGATCCTGCTTCTGGAAGAAGACACCTCACCCGGGCGCCATGACACGGTAATCGCAGCCTGCGATGTGCACCGCTACGCCATGCTCGGGTGCCGGGAGTATCACGATAATTGTACTGACAATCTGCATGCCGCATTGGCGCAGCTTGATCTGCGCGCGCCGGACTGCCCGGCACCGCTGAACCTGTGGATGAACATTCCCGTAAAGCCGGATGGAAAAATCATTTGGGGCGAGCCACTCAGCAAGCCGGGAGACTATTTGACGCTACGCGCTGCGATCGACTGTGTCGTGGTGATGTCGACCTGCCCTCAGGATATGATCCCGGTCAACGGCGCCGACTGCAAGCCGACTGAGGTTCACTACCGACTGCTCGACTAA
- a CDS encoding phage terminase large subunit family protein, whose product MSERNSTPSPISGSASDNGDDTTDTDLTEDQLADGLDLDFDGSEDILRAWRRGLRPDPDLTVSQWADQHRKLSSRASAEPGQYRTARTPYLREIMDALSPRHPAQRISFMKAAQVGATEAGNNWIGFVIHHAPGPMLAVLSTVEMAKRTSRGRLDPLIAESPALRERVNPARSRDAGNSMLSKEFPGGILVLTGANSATGLRSMPARYIFLDEVDAYPASADEEGDPVTLAEARTTTFSHRRKVFMVSTPTIRGLSRIEREYEASDQRRYFVPCPHCGAMQWLQFERLRWNKGRPDTAAYACEGCERPISEHHKTQMLERGEWRPTAVAADPYSIGFHLSALYSPLGWKSWAQIAQDWLAAQGSEEMLRAARNTLLGETWVESGDAPEWQRLAERREAFGAQIPEGGLFLTAGVDVQKDRIEVDVWAWGRGLESWLIDHIVIAGGPDDPQCWDKLTALLGRTWTHANGAVMVIAKLAIDTGYEAAAVYAWARAQGFGQVSPVKGLEGFNRATPVSGPTFVDATIGGKRLRRGARLWSIATATFKTETYRFLRLERPSDEDRALGALDAPGTVHLPDWIDTEWLKQLVAEQLVTVRNKRGYAHPEWQKMRERNEALDCRVYARAAAWILGADRWDEATWRRLEEQAGVETRPAPQSAATLEPQEPAAPKAGTPTTPRRKRRVYTPNFMRD is encoded by the coding sequence ATGTCAGAGCGCAACTCGACGCCCTCGCCGATCTCCGGGTCAGCCTCGGATAACGGCGACGATACGACCGACACCGATCTGACCGAAGATCAGCTGGCGGACGGGCTCGACCTCGACTTTGACGGCTCCGAGGATATCCTGCGCGCCTGGCGTCGCGGCTTGCGCCCCGATCCGGACCTGACGGTGTCACAATGGGCGGATCAACACCGCAAGCTCTCCTCTCGCGCCTCGGCCGAGCCCGGCCAGTACCGCACCGCCCGCACGCCGTATCTGCGCGAGATCATGGATGCGCTATCGCCCCGCCACCCGGCGCAGCGGATCAGCTTCATGAAAGCCGCTCAGGTCGGGGCGACTGAAGCTGGCAACAACTGGATCGGGTTCGTCATTCATCACGCGCCGGGACCGATGCTGGCGGTGCTGTCGACGGTCGAGATGGCGAAACGGACCTCGCGCGGGCGGCTCGATCCTTTGATCGCCGAGAGCCCGGCTTTGCGTGAACGTGTCAATCCGGCGCGGTCGCGCGACGCGGGCAACTCGATGCTGTCCAAGGAATTTCCCGGCGGTATCCTGGTGCTGACCGGGGCCAACTCCGCCACCGGCCTGCGATCGATGCCCGCGCGTTACATCTTTCTCGACGAGGTCGACGCCTATCCGGCCTCGGCCGACGAGGAAGGCGATCCTGTCACCCTGGCGGAAGCGCGCACGACCACCTTCTCGCACCGGCGCAAGGTGTTCATGGTGTCGACCCCGACGATCCGGGGATTGTCGCGGATTGAACGCGAATACGAGGCGTCAGACCAGCGGCGCTACTTCGTGCCGTGCCCGCATTGCGGAGCGATGCAATGGCTGCAGTTCGAGCGGCTGCGCTGGAACAAGGGCCGCCCCGACACCGCAGCCTATGCCTGCGAGGGCTGCGAACGTCCCATCTCCGAGCATCACAAGACGCAGATGCTGGAGCGGGGCGAATGGCGCCCTACTGCTGTCGCAGCCGACCCCTATTCCATCGGCTTTCACCTCTCGGCGCTCTATTCGCCGCTGGGCTGGAAAAGCTGGGCGCAGATCGCACAGGACTGGCTGGCGGCGCAGGGTTCGGAAGAGATGCTGCGCGCGGCGCGCAACACGCTGCTGGGCGAGACATGGGTCGAGTCTGGCGATGCGCCGGAATGGCAGCGGCTGGCAGAACGCCGCGAGGCGTTTGGGGCGCAGATTCCCGAGGGCGGTCTGTTCCTGACCGCAGGCGTCGATGTGCAGAAGGACCGGATCGAGGTCGATGTCTGGGCCTGGGGTCGCGGGCTGGAAAGCTGGCTGATCGATCACATCGTCATTGCGGGCGGTCCTGACGATCCGCAATGCTGGGACAAGCTGACGGCGCTCTTGGGGCGCACCTGGACCCATGCCAACGGCGCTGTGATGGTGATCGCCAAGCTGGCCATCGACACCGGCTATGAAGCGGCGGCTGTATACGCCTGGGCGCGGGCGCAGGGCTTCGGGCAGGTTTCCCCTGTCAAAGGCTTGGAGGGCTTCAATCGCGCGACGCCGGTGTCGGGGCCAACCTTTGTCGACGCCACCATCGGCGGCAAGCGTCTGCGCCGCGGCGCGCGGTTGTGGTCAATCGCCACCGCCACCTTCAAGACCGAGACCTATCGCTTCCTGCGCCTGGAGCGGCCTTCGGATGAAGACAGGGCCCTTGGCGCGCTCGACGCACCGGGCACGGTGCATCTGCCCGACTGGATCGACACCGAATGGCTGAAGCAGCTGGTGGCCGAACAGCTGGTCACCGTGCGCAACAAGCGCGGCTATGCCCATCCCGAATGGCAAAAGATGCGCGAACGCAACGAGGCGCTCGACTGCCGGGTCTATGCAAGGGCGGCCGCGTGGATCCTTGGCGCGGATCGCTGGGACGAGGCCACATGGCGGCGTCTTGAAGAACAAGCCGGGGTGGAAACCCGCCCGGCACCGCAATCGGCCGCCACTCTTGAACCGCAAGAACCTGCTGCGCCAAAGGCCGGAACACCAACCACGCCACGGCGCAAGCGCCGGGTCTACACACCGAACTTCATGAGGGATTGA
- a CDS encoding S49 family peptidase, translating to MHHAQIAQRAFNTPLMVDPAKALAFLSGLGPRITGQDITFHGVETDAADQAAAAQPVRVSLFGTDLAQRHQRNGSPPYAVIDGIAVIEIAGTLVHRGAWIGQSSGLTSYEGIAAQINAAMADPDVLGIALDIDSFGGEVAGAFDLADRIRAARAVKPVQAFVAEHALSAGYVLASQADRIILPRTGAVGSIGVVALHTDMSGALDQKGIAVTLIHAGIHKIDANPYQPLPEAVHDQMQRELEVVRFLFAETVAAGRGDRLSHAAALATEAAVLRGADAIAAGLADELADPITAFRTFAAAPRGTNPTSRKGPQMTTNSTDTPNSDQIATPPSPQPAATAAETAPEPPIEAAALMPTPDTSTMSADAVRAEAAEVAQVCAQAALLGVDIDAADAVARGLKPEALRARVLADLATRSDAAGIIATAPAAAAAKDSPIIAAAKKAASTSR from the coding sequence ATGCACCACGCCCAGATCGCCCAGCGGGCCTTCAACACGCCGCTGATGGTGGACCCTGCCAAGGCACTGGCGTTCCTGTCGGGACTGGGGCCACGCATCACGGGCCAGGACATCACCTTCCACGGCGTGGAGACCGATGCCGCTGATCAGGCGGCCGCCGCGCAGCCCGTCCGCGTTTCGCTGTTCGGCACTGATCTCGCCCAGCGCCATCAGCGCAATGGCAGCCCGCCCTACGCAGTGATCGACGGCATTGCCGTGATCGAAATCGCCGGCACGCTGGTGCATCGCGGGGCGTGGATTGGCCAGTCGTCCGGTCTGACGTCATACGAGGGCATCGCTGCCCAGATCAACGCGGCAATGGCCGATCCTGACGTGCTCGGGATTGCCCTCGATATTGACAGCTTCGGCGGTGAGGTCGCGGGGGCCTTCGATCTGGCCGACCGGATCCGGGCGGCGCGGGCAGTAAAGCCGGTGCAGGCCTTCGTGGCGGAACACGCGCTGTCCGCTGGTTACGTTCTGGCATCCCAGGCCGATCGCATCATCCTGCCGCGCACCGGGGCGGTCGGCAGCATCGGCGTCGTAGCGCTGCACACTGACATGAGCGGCGCGCTGGATCAGAAAGGCATCGCCGTGACGCTGATCCATGCCGGGATCCACAAGATCGACGCCAATCCTTACCAGCCCCTGCCCGAGGCGGTGCACGACCAGATGCAGCGCGAGCTGGAGGTCGTGCGCTTCCTCTTCGCCGAGACCGTCGCCGCCGGGCGCGGGGATCGTCTCAGCCATGCCGCCGCGCTGGCAACAGAGGCTGCCGTGCTCCGCGGCGCTGATGCCATTGCCGCCGGTCTTGCCGACGAACTGGCGGATCCAATCACCGCCTTCCGCACCTTCGCAGCCGCCCCGCGCGGCACCAATCCCACCAGCAGAAAGGGTCCACAGATGACCACCAACTCCACCGACACCCCGAATTCGGATCAGATTGCCACCCCGCCCTCGCCTCAGCCCGCAGCAACGGCTGCCGAGACTGCACCCGAACCGCCCATTGAAGCAGCTGCACTCATGCCCACGCCTGACACATCCACCATGAGCGCTGACGCCGTCCGCGCCGAGGCTGCTGAGGTCGCACAGGTCTGCGCGCAGGCCGCCCTGCTGGGGGTGGACATCGACGCCGCCGACGCTGTTGCGCGCGGGCTGAAACCTGAAGCCCTGCGCGCCCGCGTGCTGGCCGATCTTGCCACCCGCAGCGACGCCGCTGGCATCATCGCCACCGCCCCTGCGGCGGCTGCCGCCAAGGACAGCCCGATCATCGCCGCGGCGAAGAAGGCCGCCTCAACCTCGCGCTGA
- a CDS encoding phage portal protein has protein sequence MAFEAFRQRIGSIIGGFDAAQAHRRLRGFRASRAHVNTLIAASGDTITARARWLVRNNGYAANAVESFASNVVGDGIKPSSSIADAAKKEDLQALWLAWTDDADAEGLTDFYGLQRRAAREVYLAGEVFIRIRPRRAEDGLTVPLQLQMLPAEMLPLDMNRELPGVGLIRQGIEFDGIGRRAAYHFLRRHPGDITDPGLAGETTRVPASEVIHVLDPVEAGQLRGVSRFSAAIVKLFTLDLYDDAELERKKIAAMFAMFITSPAPETPLEPTEEDLEVEPGQVVRLDPGEDVSTPATPDSGGTYEPFQYRTLLQIAAALGIPYGYLTGDTAKGNFSNTRISLIEFRRRISAFQHSVMVYQMGRAVWTRWMDVAVLSGAIDLPGYGGQRRQYQACAWLPTKWDWVDPMKDASAEILQIEAGLKSRTQAISERGYDAEQVDREIAAERKRELALSLDFRRPGSPAQGPGTVSGSDDKQDGADGDGAPEDTEDESNPKDET, from the coding sequence ATGGCGTTTGAAGCTTTTCGCCAGCGCATCGGCAGCATCATCGGCGGCTTCGATGCGGCGCAGGCCCATCGTCGGCTGCGGGGCTTCCGCGCCTCCCGCGCCCATGTGAACACGCTGATCGCGGCCTCGGGCGATACCATCACCGCCCGCGCGCGCTGGCTGGTGCGCAACAATGGCTATGCGGCGAATGCGGTGGAATCCTTCGCCAGCAATGTCGTCGGTGACGGCATCAAACCGTCCAGTTCCATTGCGGACGCAGCAAAGAAGGAGGACCTGCAGGCCCTGTGGCTGGCCTGGACCGACGACGCCGATGCCGAAGGGCTGACGGATTTCTACGGGCTGCAGCGCCGCGCCGCGCGCGAGGTCTATCTCGCGGGCGAAGTGTTCATCCGTATCCGGCCGCGCCGGGCCGAGGACGGTCTGACCGTGCCTTTGCAATTGCAGATGCTGCCCGCCGAGATGCTGCCGCTCGACATGAACCGCGAATTGCCCGGCGTCGGCCTGATCCGTCAGGGCATCGAGTTCGATGGCATCGGCCGCCGCGCCGCCTATCATTTCCTGCGCCGCCATCCAGGTGACATAACCGATCCGGGGCTGGCGGGTGAGACGACACGGGTGCCCGCATCCGAAGTGATCCACGTATTGGACCCGGTCGAGGCGGGCCAACTGCGCGGGGTGTCGCGATTCTCCGCCGCCATCGTGAAGCTGTTCACGCTGGATCTCTACGACGACGCCGAACTGGAGCGGAAGAAGATCGCGGCGATGTTCGCGATGTTTATCACCTCGCCCGCCCCGGAAACCCCGCTGGAACCGACCGAAGAGGATCTGGAGGTCGAACCCGGACAGGTGGTGCGCCTTGATCCCGGCGAGGATGTCTCGACCCCGGCGACGCCGGACTCGGGCGGCACCTATGAGCCGTTCCAGTACCGCACCTTGCTGCAAATCGCGGCGGCGCTGGGCATCCCCTATGGCTATCTGACCGGCGACACGGCCAAGGGAAACTTCTCCAACACCCGCATATCGCTCATCGAGTTCCGCCGCCGCATCTCGGCCTTCCAGCACAGTGTAATGGTCTATCAGATGGGCCGCGCGGTCTGGACCCGCTGGATGGATGTGGCCGTTCTGTCGGGAGCCATCGATCTGCCCGGTTATGGCGGCCAGCGCCGCCAATACCAAGCCTGCGCCTGGCTGCCGACCAAATGGGACTGGGTCGATCCAATGAAGGACGCCTCGGCCGAGATCCTGCAGATCGAAGCGGGCCTGAAATCCCGCACACAGGCGATTTCTGAGCGCGGCTATGACGCCGAACAGGTCGACCGCGAGATTGCCGCCGAGCGTAAACGCGAACTGGCGCTGAGCCTCGATTTCCGGCGACCGGGATCTCCGGCGCAGGGGCCGGGAACTGTGAGCGGCAGTGACGACAAGCAGGATGGCGCGGATGGCGACGGTGCGCCGGAAGACACTGAAGACGAGTCCAACCCCAAGGATGAAACGTGA
- a CDS encoding site-specific DNA-methyltransferase, whose protein sequence is MDLVFAPGEIETWPIDRLRPYTRNAKMHGDDQVAKIAASMAKFGWTVPCMVADDGELIAGHGRVLAATMLGLTDVPVIRLGHLDEAERRAYRIADNKLTELGEWDETMLRDEIAGLLAEDFDLSLLGITDEDLDALLRDPDALGDDGPIEGEDDIPEPPVTPVSVPGDLWQLGSHRLICGDSTSADVVGRLLGEVKPLLMVTDPPYGVEYDPSWRNQAGAAKTKRTGKVLNDDRADWREAWALFPGDVAYVWHGALHAATVAESLVAAGFAVRSQIIWAKDRLVLSRGDYHWQHEPCWYAVKKTGKGHWAGDRKQTTLWHISGKDQDAATVHGTQKPVECMRRPILNNSSPGQAVFEPFMGSGTTLIAAETTGRVCFGIELNPAYVDVAIERWQQFTGANAVLAETGETFADLKAERLGA, encoded by the coding sequence ATGGACCTTGTCTTCGCGCCAGGCGAGATCGAGACGTGGCCGATTGATCGGCTGCGCCCCTATACCCGCAATGCCAAAATGCACGGCGACGACCAGGTGGCGAAGATCGCCGCCAGCATGGCGAAGTTCGGCTGGACCGTGCCCTGCATGGTGGCCGACGATGGTGAGCTGATTGCCGGGCATGGCCGGGTGCTGGCGGCGACGATGCTCGGGCTGACCGACGTGCCGGTGATCCGGCTCGGACATTTGGATGAAGCCGAGCGGCGCGCCTATCGCATCGCCGACAACAAGCTGACCGAGCTGGGCGAATGGGACGAGACGATGTTGCGCGACGAGATCGCGGGGCTGCTGGCCGAGGATTTCGACCTGTCGCTGCTCGGGATCACTGACGAGGATCTGGACGCCCTTCTGCGTGATCCGGACGCGCTGGGCGACGACGGGCCCATCGAGGGCGAGGATGACATTCCCGAACCGCCGGTCACGCCAGTGTCGGTGCCGGGCGATCTATGGCAGCTGGGATCGCACCGGCTGATCTGCGGTGACAGCACATCGGCCGATGTGGTCGGGCGGTTGCTCGGCGAGGTGAAGCCGCTGCTGATGGTAACGGACCCGCCCTATGGCGTGGAATATGATCCGTCATGGCGCAACCAGGCGGGCGCGGCCAAGACCAAACGCACCGGTAAGGTGCTGAACGATGATCGGGCGGACTGGCGCGAGGCTTGGGCATTGTTCCCCGGCGACGTCGCCTATGTCTGGCACGGCGCGCTGCACGCTGCGACCGTGGCCGAAAGCCTCGTCGCGGCCGGTTTCGCAGTCCGTTCGCAAATCATCTGGGCCAAGGATCGGCTCGTTCTCAGCCGCGGCGATTATCACTGGCAGCATGAACCCTGCTGGTATGCCGTGAAGAAGACCGGCAAGGGACATTGGGCTGGGGACCGCAAGCAAACCACGCTCTGGCACATCTCGGGCAAAGACCAGGACGCCGCCACCGTCCATGGAACCCAGAAGCCGGTCGAATGCATGCGCCGCCCGATCCTCAACAATTCCAGCCCCGGTCAGGCTGTGTTCGAACCCTTCATGGGATCAGGCACCACACTGATCGCGGCGGAAACCACGGGTCGGGTGTGCTTTGGCATCGAGCTGAACCCGGCTTACGTCGATGTGGCCATCGAGCGCTGGCAGCAATTCACCGGTGCCAATGCCGTGCTGGCTGAAACCGGCGAGACCTTTGCCGACCTGAAGGCGGAAAGGCTGGGCGCATGA